A region of Labeo rohita strain BAU-BD-2019 chromosome 2, IGBB_LRoh.1.0, whole genome shotgun sequence DNA encodes the following proteins:
- the chico gene encoding chico isoform X2, giving the protein MMFPQARHSASSQSTQPLKFTTSDSCDRIKDEFQFLQAQYHSLKLECDKLASEKSEMQRHYIMYYEMSYGLNIEMHKQAEIVKRLNGICAQVLPYLSQEHQQQVLGAIERAKQVTPPEMNSIIRQLQVHQLSQLQGLALPMTPLPLGLTPPTLPAVTSSSGLLSLSSILASHAHLAKEDKSSRDGADGHRDEDADKSD; this is encoded by the exons gCTTCGTCTCAATCGACACAGCCGCTCAAATTCACCACGTCTGACTCTTGTGATCGCATCAAAGATGAGTTTCAGTTCCTGCAGGCACAATATCACAG CCTGAAGTTGGAATGTGATAAACTGGCGAGTGAGAAATCTGAAATGCAGCGTCATTACATAATG TATTATGAGATGTCATACGGACTCAACATTGAAATGCACAAGCAG GCGGAGATTGTGAAGAGATTGAACGGAATCTGTGCTCAGGTGTTGCCTTACCTGTCTCAAGAG cacCAGCAGCAGGTCCTGGGGGCGATTGAGCGAGCCAAACAGGTTACCCCTCCTGAGATGAACTCAATTATCCGG CAGCTTCAGGTTCACCAGCTCTCTCAGCTCCAGGGTTTGGCTTTACCCATGACCCCTCTGCCCCTGGGCTTGACTCCACCCACCCTGCCCGCCGTCACCTCCAGCTCCGGCCTCCTGTCTCTGTCCAGCATCCTCGCGTCTCACGCACACCTGGCCAAGGAGGACAAGAGTTCCCGTGACGGGGCCGACGGCCACCGTGATGAAGATGCCGACAAATCCGACTAG
- the chico gene encoding chico isoform X1: MMFPQARHSASSQSTQPLKFTTSDSCDRIKDEFQFLQAQYHSLKLECDKLASEKSEMQRHYIMYYEMSYGLNIEMHKQAEIVKRLNGICAQVLPYLSQEHQQQVLGAIERAKQVTPPEMNSIIRQQLQVHQLSQLQGLALPMTPLPLGLTPPTLPAVTSSSGLLSLSSILASHAHLAKEDKSSRDGADGHRDEDADKSD, encoded by the exons gCTTCGTCTCAATCGACACAGCCGCTCAAATTCACCACGTCTGACTCTTGTGATCGCATCAAAGATGAGTTTCAGTTCCTGCAGGCACAATATCACAG CCTGAAGTTGGAATGTGATAAACTGGCGAGTGAGAAATCTGAAATGCAGCGTCATTACATAATG TATTATGAGATGTCATACGGACTCAACATTGAAATGCACAAGCAG GCGGAGATTGTGAAGAGATTGAACGGAATCTGTGCTCAGGTGTTGCCTTACCTGTCTCAAGAG cacCAGCAGCAGGTCCTGGGGGCGATTGAGCGAGCCAAACAGGTTACCCCTCCTGAGATGAACTCAATTATCCGG CAGCAGCTTCAGGTTCACCAGCTCTCTCAGCTCCAGGGTTTGGCTTTACCCATGACCCCTCTGCCCCTGGGCTTGACTCCACCCACCCTGCCCGCCGTCACCTCCAGCTCCGGCCTCCTGTCTCTGTCCAGCATCCTCGCGTCTCACGCACACCTGGCCAAGGAGGACAAGAGTTCCCGTGACGGGGCCGACGGCCACCGTGATGAAGATGCCGACAAATCCGACTAG
- the tle2c gene encoding transducin-like enhancer protein 4, translating to MTSRTMYPHGRPQAPLVSGHAGMKFTVLETLDHIKEEFQLFQAQYHSLKLECEKLASEKTEMHRHYIMYYEMSYGLNIEMQKQAEIVKRLSAICTQIIPLLSQEHQHQVAQAVERSKHVSMAELNAIIGQQQFQHLSHHAPGFPLTPHPSGLTLGAGAGLMALPGAFPFPPHLAPKDDIAHPEPLDSRDGAPNRSGSGSPVGHRSAGLRLGLPPPPPSSSSSSHADMDNKRGGADQSSMGRTRRESGGKNEDALRRDGTKEKSASPAGVSPRSTEGNGLNSSPVLRKNPSREGSSSPRSQPRSPGLCKSPTQEKVRSPSPSASHESLSPGSPAPPRPLSSSTRGPSPALKH from the exons ATGACCTCCAGAACCATGTATCCGCACGGAAGACCCCAG GCTCCGCTGGTGTCAGGCCACGCCGGCATGAAATTCACAGTCCTGGAAACTCTCGACCACATAAAAGAGGAGTTCCAGCTGTTCCAGGCCCAGTATCACAG tcTGAAGCTGGAATGTGAGAAGTTGGCAAGTGAGAAAACAGAGATGCACAGACATTATATCATG TATTATGAAATGTCTTATGGGCTGAACATTGAAATGCAGAAGCAG GCAGAGATTGTAAAGCGGCTCAGTGCTATATGCACTCAGATCATTCCGCTGCTGTCCCAAGAG CATCAGCATCAGGTGGCTCAAGCAGTGGAAAGATCCAAACACGTCAGCATGGCCGAGCTCAACGCAATCATCGGG CAGCAGCAGTTCCAGCATCTATCCCATCATGCCCCGGGCTTCCCTCTGACGCCACACCCCTCAGGCCTGACCCTGGGAGCCGGTGCGGGCCTCATGGCTCTCCCGGGGGCCTTCCCGTTCCCCCCGCACCTGGCGCCTAAAGATGACATCGCTCACCCTGAGCCCCTGGACTCCAGAG ATGGAGCTCCAAACAGG agcgGCAGCGGCTCTCCGGTGGGTCATCGGTCAGCGGGGCTGCGTCTGggtcttcctcctcctcctccttcctcTTCCTCATCCTCTCATGCTGATATGGACAATAAACGGGGCGGCGCAGACCAGAGCAGCATGGGACGGACGCGACGG GAAAGTGGCGGTAAAAATGAAGACGCTCTCAGAAGAGATGGCACTAAAGAG AAAAGTGCATCACCTGCAGGAGTCTCTCCCAGATCGACGGAAGGGAACGGACTGAACAGCTCTCCGGTCCTCCGGAAGAATCCGTCCAGAGAAGGTTCTTCATCCCCTCGATCTCAGCCACGCTCACCCGGACTCTGCAAGAGCCCCACTCAG GAGAAAGTGAGATCTCCTTCTCCTTCAGCGTCCCATGAATCACTCTCTCCTGGCTCTCCGGCACCTCCCCGCCCTCTCTCGTCCTCCACCCGTGGCCCGTCTCCCGCTCTCAAACACTAG